The Rhizobium sp. BT03 genome has a window encoding:
- a CDS encoding methyl-accepting chemotaxis protein: MRITIKLKLAAAFGFVILLLVGSAMYGIFSLSSLNDAVSELISGPAKRLELALEAKTAELDAVRWQKNALLEMDPEAVKKYYLNSARSVDEMLALATNGQQLATAEAKPTWDRLIELGKRFGEESAKVASMQESGDRAGATSFSLREVVALVAEIEEVFETLVTLQQKAMSKADGDTDALYSSTRNMLVGIAIGASLVAFAAALWIALGVNSGLRKIMNVASAVAIGDLNQKVEIRTNDEIKDLVNTINVMTDNLRVTAGIARQIADGDLTVSPKPLSAKDTLGIALEQMVERLRGVVADAISAAENVSAGSQELSASSEQVSQGASEQAASAEEASASMEEMAANIKQNADNAAQTEKIARQSAKDAEMSGEAVSRAVQAMRTIAEKISIVQEIARQTDLLALNAAVEAARAGEHGKGFAVVASEVRKLAERSQSAAAEIGSMSSDTVKAAQDAGDMLGRLVPDIRKTAELVSEISAACREQDIGAGQINEAIQQLDRVTQQNAGASEQMSATSEELASQAEELQTSIAFFKVDTAGDRQFRMPAARVTVRSAAPVAGRSLGGRKLAANSVAGQQARAKGFALDLSMGGPDDGDAEFKESA, from the coding sequence ATGCGTATTACGATCAAACTCAAACTCGCGGCTGCATTCGGCTTTGTCATATTATTGCTGGTGGGCAGCGCGATGTATGGGATCTTCAGCCTCAGCTCGCTGAACGATGCCGTCAGCGAACTTATTTCCGGTCCTGCAAAAAGGCTGGAACTGGCTCTGGAAGCGAAAACTGCCGAGCTCGATGCCGTTCGCTGGCAGAAGAATGCGCTTCTGGAAATGGATCCCGAAGCGGTCAAGAAGTACTATCTGAATTCGGCGAGAAGCGTGGATGAGATGCTCGCCCTCGCGACAAACGGCCAACAGCTCGCCACCGCCGAGGCAAAACCCACCTGGGACCGGCTGATTGAACTGGGCAAACGTTTCGGTGAAGAGTCCGCCAAAGTCGCCTCCATGCAGGAGAGCGGCGACAGGGCAGGCGCCACCTCATTTTCGTTGAGAGAGGTTGTCGCGCTGGTTGCGGAAATAGAAGAGGTTTTCGAGACGCTCGTCACGCTTCAGCAGAAGGCCATGTCGAAAGCCGATGGGGACACCGACGCTCTTTATAGTTCGACGAGGAACATGCTGGTGGGCATCGCGATCGGGGCTTCCCTCGTTGCGTTCGCCGCCGCGCTCTGGATCGCCCTCGGCGTCAACAGCGGCCTACGCAAGATCATGAACGTTGCCAGCGCTGTCGCGATCGGCGACCTGAACCAGAAGGTCGAAATCAGGACCAACGACGAGATCAAGGACCTGGTCAACACGATCAATGTCATGACGGATAACCTTCGCGTCACCGCCGGTATTGCCAGGCAGATTGCCGACGGCGACCTGACGGTCTCCCCGAAACCGCTTTCAGCCAAGGACACGCTCGGCATTGCGCTCGAGCAGATGGTCGAGCGTCTGCGTGGCGTCGTCGCCGATGCGATCTCTGCCGCTGAGAACGTCTCCGCCGGCAGCCAGGAACTTTCGGCAAGCTCCGAGCAGGTATCGCAGGGCGCCAGCGAACAGGCGGCTTCGGCCGAAGAGGCTTCCGCCTCGATGGAGGAGATGGCTGCCAACATCAAGCAGAATGCCGACAATGCCGCCCAGACGGAAAAGATCGCCCGCCAGTCGGCCAAGGATGCCGAGATGAGCGGCGAAGCGGTGTCGCGCGCCGTGCAGGCGATGCGGACCATCGCCGAGAAGATCAGCATCGTCCAGGAGATCGCCCGCCAGACCGACCTCTTGGCGCTCAACGCCGCCGTCGAAGCCGCACGTGCCGGTGAACACGGCAAGGGCTTTGCGGTCGTCGCCTCGGAAGTGCGCAAGCTTGCCGAACGCAGCCAGTCAGCGGCCGCCGAAATCGGCTCGATGTCGAGCGATACGGTCAAGGCCGCTCAGGACGCCGGCGACATGCTCGGCCGGCTGGTGCCCGATATCCGCAAGACGGCCGAGCTGGTTTCGGAAATCAGTGCGGCCTGCCGCGAACAGGATATCGGTGCCGGCCAGATCAACGAAGCGATCCAGCAGCTCGATCGGGTGACGCAGCAGAATGCCGGCGCCTCCGAGCAGATGTCTGCGACCTCGGAAGAGCTCGCGAGCCAGGCGGAAGAGCTGCAGACGTCGATCGCCTTCTTCAAGGTCGATACGGCAGGCGATCGCCAATTCCGCATGCCAGCCGCCAGGGTAACGGTCCGCAGCGCGGCGCCGGTCGCCGGCCGCAGCCTCGGCGGCAGGAAGCTCGCCGCCAACAGCGTCGCCGGCCAACAGGCTCGGGCAAAGGGCTTCGCTCTCGATCTCTCCATGGGCGGTCCCGATGATGGGGACGCCGAATTCAAGGAAAGCGCCTGA
- a CDS encoding chemotaxis protein CheW — MAPTSLEAQFVTFSLGEEIFAVPVEVVREILDYAEAFKIPNGPDYLLGLRDVRGQGVPTIDLRLKLGMTKTEPTPHTRVLVLDVPMESRLLTLGLVADRVFEVTPFRRDQIEAAPDIGVRWRSDYIAGVVRRENGFVVIIDLARLLSREDASALQSAA, encoded by the coding sequence ATGGCTCCAACATCTCTGGAAGCGCAATTCGTGACCTTCAGCCTCGGCGAGGAGATTTTCGCCGTGCCGGTCGAGGTCGTCCGGGAAATCCTCGACTATGCGGAAGCTTTCAAGATTCCGAACGGTCCCGACTATCTGCTCGGCCTGCGCGATGTGCGCGGGCAGGGCGTGCCGACGATCGATCTTCGATTGAAGCTCGGCATGACGAAGACCGAGCCGACGCCGCATACGCGGGTGCTCGTCCTCGACGTGCCGATGGAAAGCCGGCTCCTGACCCTTGGTCTCGTCGCCGACCGCGTCTTCGAGGTCACGCCGTTTCGGCGTGACCAGATCGAGGCGGCGCCCGATATCGGCGTGCGCTGGCGCTCGGACTATATTGCCGGCGTCGTTCGCCGTGAAAACGGTTTTGTCGTCATCATCGATCTCGCGCGGCTCTTGTCGCGCGAGGACGCCTCTGCACTGCAATCGGCGGCCTGA
- a CDS encoding protein-glutamate O-methyltransferase CheR, producing the protein MSMAAAETQLQGDRISKRNFERLARFIYDYSGIKMPPTKLTMLEGRLRRRLRATNHATFDDYCDFLFNQDGLARETVYLIDVVTTNKTDFFREAKHFDYMQSVALPAIADGGVRTIRTWSSACSTGAEPYTMAMVLAEFTEGRNDVSYSVLATDLSTDVLQTARRGIYPEDLIAPVPRDLQRKYVLTAKQPDRREVRITPKLRSRIGFARMNLMDEKYPIGEPMHVIFCRNVLIYFDKPTQAGVLNRLCDCLSKGGYMFIGHSESITGFDLPLKQVSNTVFQRI; encoded by the coding sequence ATGAGTATGGCAGCAGCGGAAACCCAATTGCAGGGCGACCGGATCAGCAAGCGCAATTTCGAGCGGCTTGCCCGGTTCATCTACGACTATAGCGGCATCAAGATGCCGCCGACCAAGCTGACGATGCTCGAGGGGCGGCTGAGGCGCCGTCTTCGGGCAACCAACCATGCGACCTTCGACGATTATTGCGACTTCCTGTTCAATCAAGACGGTCTTGCCCGGGAAACCGTCTACCTGATCGACGTGGTGACAACCAACAAGACCGACTTCTTCCGCGAAGCCAAGCATTTCGACTATATGCAGAGCGTGGCATTGCCGGCGATCGCCGACGGCGGCGTTCGCACCATTCGCACCTGGAGTTCGGCCTGCTCGACGGGAGCCGAACCCTATACGATGGCGATGGTGCTGGCGGAATTCACCGAAGGCCGCAACGACGTGTCCTACAGCGTGCTGGCAACCGATCTTTCCACCGACGTGCTGCAGACCGCGCGCCGGGGCATCTATCCGGAAGATCTCATCGCGCCGGTGCCGCGCGATCTGCAGCGCAAATATGTGCTGACGGCCAAGCAGCCGGACCGGCGGGAGGTGCGCATTACGCCGAAGCTGCGCAGCAGGATCGGCTTTGCCCGCATGAACCTGATGGACGAGAAATATCCGATCGGCGAGCCGATGCATGTCATCTTCTGCCGCAATGTGCTGATCTACTTCGACAAGCCGACCCAGGCCGGCGTGCTCAACCGCCTTTGCGATTGCCTGTCGAAGGGCGGCTACATGTTCATCGGCCATTCCGAATCGATCACCGGCTTCGACCTGCCTTTGAAGCAGGTCTCGAATACGGTGTTTCAGCGCATTTAG
- a CDS encoding chemotaxis response regulator protein-glutamate methylesterase — MAKKIRVLIIDDSASIRQTLTHVLEQDPDIEIMAVASDPFVAARKLLEETPDVITLDVEMPRMDGITFLRKLMAQRPIPVVMCSSLTEAGSQTLIQALEAGAVDVILKSKIGAADGLAEDAMRIREIVKSASHARLTTVRRAAGTIRSASADGPAKKLTADAMLPPPTGQAMAKTTEMVVCVGASTGGTEALREFLEELPANAPGMVIVQHMPERFTDAFAKRLNGLCEVEVKEAVDGDPVLRGHVLIAPGDKHMLLERQGARYYVSVKTGPLVSRHRPSVDVLFRSAARSAGSNAMGIIMTGMGDDGARGMLEMHQAGAYTVAQDEASSVVFGMPKEAIAKGGVDRILPLDQIAREVMMTQQKF; from the coding sequence ATGGCTAAGAAAATCCGCGTTCTCATCATCGACGATTCCGCCAGCATCCGTCAGACACTGACGCATGTGCTGGAGCAGGATCCCGATATCGAGATCATGGCGGTGGCGTCCGACCCCTTCGTGGCGGCGCGCAAGCTGCTGGAGGAAACCCCCGACGTCATCACGCTCGACGTCGAGATGCCGCGCATGGACGGCATCACCTTCCTGCGCAAGCTGATGGCGCAACGGCCCATCCCCGTCGTGATGTGCTCGTCGCTGACGGAAGCGGGTTCGCAAACGCTGATCCAGGCGCTGGAGGCCGGCGCCGTCGACGTCATTCTGAAATCGAAGATCGGGGCCGCCGACGGCCTCGCCGAAGATGCCATGCGTATCCGCGAAATCGTCAAGAGCGCCTCGCATGCACGGCTTACCACCGTGCGGCGCGCCGCCGGCACCATTCGCTCGGCTTCGGCCGACGGGCCGGCCAAGAAGCTGACGGCGGATGCGATGCTGCCGCCGCCGACCGGGCAGGCAATGGCGAAGACCACCGAGATGGTCGTTTGCGTCGGCGCCTCCACCGGCGGCACGGAGGCGCTGCGTGAATTTCTGGAGGAATTGCCGGCCAATGCGCCCGGCATGGTGATCGTCCAGCATATGCCGGAGAGATTCACCGACGCCTTTGCCAAGCGGCTGAACGGGCTCTGCGAGGTCGAGGTCAAGGAGGCCGTCGACGGCGATCCCGTGCTGCGCGGCCATGTGCTGATCGCGCCAGGCGACAAGCACATGCTGCTCGAACGCCAGGGTGCGCGCTATTATGTGAGCGTGAAAACCGGGCCGCTGGTGTCGCGGCACCGGCCTTCCGTCGACGTGCTCTTTCGTTCGGCGGCGCGCTCGGCCGGCTCGAACGCCATGGGCATCATCATGACCGGCATGGGTGACGATGGTGCGCGCGGCATGCTGGAAATGCATCAGGCCGGCGCCTATACGGTGGCGCAGGACGAGGCGAGTTCGGTTGTTTTCGGCATGCCGAAGGAGGCGATCGCCAAGGGCGGCGTCGACCGTATCCTGCCGCTCGATCAGATCGCCCGCGAAGTGATGATGACGCAGCAGAAGTTCTGA
- a CDS encoding inositol monophosphatase family protein: MARSALLNVMVQAALKAGKSLGRDFGEVQNLQVSVKGPGDFVSTADRKAEKIVREELLKARPTYGFLGEESEEIKGTDGAHRWIVDPLDGTTNFLHGIPAFAVSIALERNGEIVAAVIFNPATDELYTAERGGGAFLNDRRLRVAARRVLSDCVIGCGVPALGKRNHGKFLVELRHVMGEVAGIRRLGSPTLDLAYVAAGRFDGFWEAELAPWDMAAGILLIREAGGFATDWDGGTAILESGAIVAGNEAIHKALIEVVKRPIPAK; this comes from the coding sequence ATGGCCCGTTCAGCTCTTCTCAATGTCATGGTTCAGGCTGCCCTCAAGGCAGGAAAATCGCTGGGACGTGATTTCGGCGAAGTGCAGAATCTGCAGGTTTCCGTCAAGGGACCGGGCGATTTCGTTTCCACGGCCGACCGAAAGGCTGAAAAGATCGTCCGGGAAGAGCTGCTCAAGGCGCGCCCCACCTATGGCTTCCTCGGCGAGGAAAGCGAAGAGATCAAGGGCACGGACGGCGCGCATCGCTGGATCGTCGACCCGCTCGACGGCACGACGAACTTCCTGCATGGCATCCCGGCCTTCGCCGTCTCGATCGCGCTCGAGCGTAACGGCGAGATCGTCGCCGCAGTCATCTTCAATCCGGCGACCGACGAACTCTATACCGCCGAGCGCGGCGGCGGCGCCTTCCTCAACGACCGGCGCCTGCGCGTCGCCGCGCGCCGCGTACTCTCGGATTGTGTCATCGGCTGCGGTGTACCGGCGCTCGGCAAGCGCAATCATGGCAAGTTTCTGGTCGAGCTTCGCCACGTGATGGGCGAAGTCGCGGGTATTCGCCGCTTGGGATCGCCGACGCTCGATCTCGCCTATGTCGCCGCCGGGCGTTTCGATGGTTTCTGGGAAGCCGAGCTTGCGCCGTGGGACATGGCAGCCGGCATTCTGCTCATCCGCGAAGCCGGCGGGTTCGCCACCGATTGGGATGGTGGGACGGCGATTCTGGAAAGCGGCGCGATCGTCGCAGGCAACGAAGCCATCCACAAGGCGCTGATCGAAGTCGTCAAGCGGCCGATCCCCGCCAAGTAA